Proteins encoded together in one Thermomonospora curvata DSM 43183 window:
- the rsmI gene encoding 16S rRNA (cytidine(1402)-2'-O)-methyltransferase, translated as MSQETGTLTLAAAPIGRVEDASARLRRALADAEIIAAEDTRRLRRLAAELQVELRAKVVSYYDHNERARTGELIAELLAGHDVLVVTDAGMPGVSDPGYRLVAAAVAEDVPVTVLPGPSAVTTALVVSGLPSDRFCFEGFLPRRPGERSRALHRLAGETRTMVFFEAPHRLAATLAAMAEAFGADRPAAVCRELTKTYEEVRRGPLGELADWAAHGVKGEITVVVGGAAEPEGTDDPAELAAAVAALESGGTPRKAAIAEVARRNGLPKRVVYDAVVAGRN; from the coding sequence GTGTCGCAGGAAACCGGAACGCTGACGTTGGCCGCCGCGCCGATCGGGCGGGTGGAGGACGCCTCGGCGAGGCTGCGCCGGGCGCTGGCCGACGCCGAGATCATCGCCGCCGAGGACACCCGCAGGCTGCGGCGCCTGGCCGCCGAGTTGCAGGTGGAGCTGCGGGCCAAGGTGGTGTCCTACTACGACCACAACGAGCGCGCCCGCACCGGCGAGCTGATCGCCGAGCTGCTGGCCGGCCACGATGTGCTGGTGGTGACGGACGCGGGCATGCCCGGGGTGTCCGACCCCGGGTACCGGCTGGTCGCCGCCGCCGTGGCCGAGGACGTGCCGGTGACCGTGCTGCCGGGGCCGTCGGCGGTCACCACTGCGCTGGTGGTCTCCGGGCTGCCGTCCGACCGGTTCTGCTTTGAGGGCTTTTTGCCGCGCCGGCCCGGCGAGCGCAGCCGCGCCCTGCACCGCCTGGCCGGCGAGACCCGCACGATGGTGTTCTTCGAGGCCCCGCACCGGCTGGCCGCCACCTTGGCGGCGATGGCCGAGGCGTTCGGCGCCGACCGTCCGGCCGCCGTCTGCCGGGAGCTCACCAAGACCTACGAGGAGGTCCGGCGCGGGCCGCTGGGCGAGCTGGCCGACTGGGCCGCCCACGGCGTCAAAGGCGAGATCACCGTGGTGGTCGGCGGGGCGGCCGAACCGGAGGGCACCGACGACCCGGCCGAGCTGGCCGCCGCCGTCGCGGCGCTGGAAAGCGGCGGCACCCCCCGCAAGGCCGCCATCGCCGAGGTGGCCCGCCGCAACGGCCTGCCCAAACGGGTCGTCTACGACGCCGTCGTGGCCGGCCGGAACTGA